A window of Nicotiana tabacum cultivar K326 chromosome 24, ASM71507v2, whole genome shotgun sequence contains these coding sequences:
- the LOC142178332 gene encoding protein FAR1-RELATED SEQUENCE 5-like — MIIDYDTFGDVLSFDTTYQMNREHIPLASFIGLNNHRKMVIFGGALMYDETADSFQWLFETFLRAMSGKNPKTILIDQDVAMSKAISFVMTEVYHMLCVWHMEQNVAKHLNQIYKRYASFHGDFGKCIYEYEDEAEFMDAWNIMLDEYNLHENEWLQGIYALREKLFAAYGKKTFSGGMIITQLSESLNGDLKDYL; from the coding sequence ATGATAATAGACTATGATACTTTTGGAGATGTTCTCTCATTCGATACCACTTACCAGATGAATAGAGAGCACATACCTTTGGCTAGTTTCATTGGATTGAACAACCATAGAAAAATGGTTATTTTCGGAGGCGCTTTAATGTATGATGAGACTGCAGATTCCTTTCAGTGGTTGTTTGAAACGTTTCTTAGAGCAATGTCTGGGAAAAACCCAAAAACAATTCTTATAGATCAAGATGTTGCTATGAGTAAGGCCATCTCATTTGTCATGACTGAAGTTTATCACATGTTATGCGTCTGGCACATGGAGCAAAATGTAGCTAAACATCTCAATCAAATTTATAAAAGGTATGCTTCTTTCCATGGTGATTTTGGAAAATGCATTTATGAGTATGAAGATGAAGCAGAATTTATGGATGCTTGGAATATAATGCTTGATGAATATAACCTTCACGAAAATGAATGGTTGCAAGGAATATATGCATTAAGGGAAAAACTATTTGCAGCATATGGAAAGAAAACTTTTTCGGGTGGTATGATCATCACACAATTGAGTGAGAGTTTGAATGGTGATTTAAAGGATTACTTGTAG